One Pseudochaenichthys georgianus chromosome 7, fPseGeo1.2, whole genome shotgun sequence DNA segment encodes these proteins:
- the plekhn1 gene encoding probable pleckstrin homology domain-containing family N member 1 isoform X2, translating to MGSSMSCVPQNNLRYSSKSFIRRNSSRLFRKKHPQEGQEKSNSIINILCTVTPRKEMHYKDLQKIDNIKWDPPFPYDPASGWKKSSINVKNYGRMIHSSKVRFRFLHCQDVHDCYLDLFQTHLHFVSNNTTGLTYQGTLPLKELNICNLQQNCNHSQPQEFAFQINGVGLNPIIVYCANQEEMDLWFGLLKENIEANGGTAIAPENYTRVRLNQNETKGREELRNSINREPIYEWEGSQRDSLGTIIHVTKVQLQHLPCQEQSDRLLVMYPATLIILSEENDALFYKGKLELNMISVTTPCQDVKPNTFMIEGKLINPIVVSCLDRAEFCDWIQHFKSADVPVLSPPPPVYDIIYTPTHREAPQFERWSGNSHGRSESLKFSQSGSGFGSHNLQLPIHEDNPLSPGYTEPLCYSSSRPSSTETARLGSRNNSVSSHTRLERDLRPSSLRYSSPQRSSHLQPAESAVRSQVYSTPYSALHRASPQRLEKAPLVKSNSWSTPQTSLNVSLNTPQRHSDMCAPRQPLSPLYDEPCSPEIYSLDKARPVKSWQEPIQHHQHQQGPQLLPSSFQLQTPPMGRRGRRSLILTNSQGQALSLEMETPQSQAEQRAEAVSRLKLLPVPSQVQEEQIHFPSSSARNTSQMPCGYSPDHHSYLEPTEPDDQEMDYDNIWEYDCNTGMIQPASGISTQWAGLDFGARGIGAMATQQRWS from the exons ATGGGGAGCAGCATGTCATGTGTCCCCCAAAACAATTTAAGATATTCCAGCAAGAGTTTCATACGCAGAAACAG CAGCCGCCTGTTTCGCAAGAAACATCCCCAAGAGGGACAGGAAAAGTCCAACAGCATCATTAATATCCTGTGCACTGTCACCCCCAGAAAG GAAATGCactataaagatctgcagaagATAGACAACATAAAATGGGATCCTCCGTTCCCCTACGACCCAGCCAGTGGCTGGAAGAAGAGCAGCATCAATGTGAAGAATTACGGACGAATGATTCACAGCTCCAAAGTTCGTTTCCGTTTCCTTCACTGCCAG GATGTACATGACTGCTACCTGGATCTCTTTCAGACGCATCTCCATTTTGTCTCCAACAACACAACTGGACTGACATACCAG GGAACTCTTCCATTGAAAGAACTCAACATCTGCAACCTGCAACAGAACTGCAACCACAGCCAACCCCAGGAATTCGCCTTTCAAATAAACG GTGTCGGCCTTAACCCCATCATCGTCTATTGTGCCAACCAAGAAGAAATGGACCTATGGTTTGGCCTGCTCAAAGAAAACATTGAAGCCAATGGGGGAACTGCAATTGCACCCGAAAACTACACCAGAGTGAGA CTGAATCAGAATGAGACTAAAGGCAGAGAGGAGCTGAGGAACTCCATAAACAGAGAACCAATCTATGAGTGGGAGGGCTCCCAGCGGGACAGCTTGGGAACCATCATCCATGTCACCAAAGTGCAACTACAGCACCTGCCCTGCCAG GAACAGAGTGACAGACTGCTGGTTATGTATCCAGCGACGCTGATCATCCTATCAGAGGAGAATGATGCGCTCTTCTATAAG GGGAAACTTGAACTGAACATGATTTCTGTGACCACACCCTGCCAAGACGTCAAGCCCAACACCTTTATGATTGAAG GGAAGCTGATCAACCCCATAGTGGTGTCGTGTCTGGATAGGGCTGAGTTCTGCGACTGGATCCAgcatttcaaaagtgctgacgTGCCCGTTCTCAGCCCTCCACCACCTGTGTATGACATCATCTACACCCCGACGCACAGAGAG GCTCCACAGTTTGAGAGGTGGAGTGGAAACAGCCATGGACGCTCTGAGTCTCTTAAGTTTAGCCAGTCTGGTAGTGGATTTGGGTCCCACAACCTTCAGTTACCCATTCATGAAGACAACCCTCTCTCCCCAGGATACACCGAACCCCTCTGT TACAGCTCAAGTCGTCCTTCCTCAACTGAGACTGCCCGTCTAGGCAGCAGGAACAACAGCGTGTCTTCCCACACCAGGCTTGAGCGCGACCTACGACCTTCGTCACTGCGCTACTCCTCCCCGCAGCGCAGCTCCCACCTCCAGCCTGCGGAGAGCGCAGTGCGATCTCAGGTCTACAGCACACCCTACTCTGCTCTGCATCGTGCCAGCCCTCAGCGGCTGGAGAAAGCTCCACTTGTAAAG TCCAACAGCTGGAGCACCCCTCAGACATCCTTGAACGTCTCACTAAACACCCCCCAGCGCCACTCGGACATGTGCGCCCCCCGACAGCCCTTGTCACCCCTGTACGATGAGCCCTGCAGCCCCGAAATCTACTCCCTGGATAAGGCCAGACCAGTG AAGAGCTGGCAAGAGCCAATTCAGCACCATCAACATCAGCAGGGCCCCCAGCTGCTACCCTCCTCCTTCCAGCTCCAGACCCCTCCCATGGGCAGGCGCGGCAGGAGAAGCCTGATCCTGACCAATTCCCAGGGACAGGCTCTGAGCCTGGAGATGGAGACTCCTCAAAGCCAAGCCGAGCAGAGAGCAGAGGCCGTGTCAAGGCTAAAGCTGCTGCCTGTGCCCAGCCAAGTTCAAGAAGAGCAG ATTCACTTCCCGTCAAGCTCTGCAAGAAACACCTCCCAGATGCCTTGTGGTTACTCACCAG ATCATCACTCGTACCTTGAACCCACAGAACCAGATGACCAGGAAATGGACTATGACAACATTTGGGAGTACGACTGTAATACTGGTATGATTCAGCCAGCGTCTGGAATTTCGACACAGTGGGCAGGATTAGACTTTGGGGCCAGAGGTATTGGTGCCATGGCAACCCAGCAGAGATGgtcataa
- the plekhn1 gene encoding probable pleckstrin homology domain-containing family N member 1 isoform X1 → MGSSMSCVPQNNLRYSSKSFIRRNSSRLFRKKHPQEGQEKSNSIINILCTVTPRKEMHYKDLQKIDNIKWDPPFPYDPASGWKKSSINVKNYGRMIHSSKVRFRFLHCQDVHDCYLDLFQTHLHFVSNNTTGLTYQGTLPLKELNICNLQQNCNHSQPQEFAFQINGVGLNPIIVYCANQEEMDLWFGLLKENIEANGGTAIAPENYTRVRLNQNETKGREELRNSINREPIYEWEGSQRDSLGTIIHVTKVQLQHLPCQEQSDRLLVMYPATLIILSEENDALFYKGKLELNMISVTTPCQDVKPNTFMIEGKLINPIVVSCLDRAEFCDWIQHFKSADVPVLSPPPPVYDIIYTPTHREAPQFERWSGNSHGRSESLKFSQSGSGFGSHNLQLPIHEDNPLSPGYTEPLCYSSSRPSSTETARLGSRNNSVSSHTRLERDLRPSSLRYSSPQRSSHLQPAESAVRSQVYSTPYSALHRASPQRLEKAPLVKSNSWSTPQTSLNVSLNTPQRHSDMCAPRQPLSPLYDEPCSPEIYSLDKARPVQKSWQEPIQHHQHQQGPQLLPSSFQLQTPPMGRRGRRSLILTNSQGQALSLEMETPQSQAEQRAEAVSRLKLLPVPSQVQEEQIHFPSSSARNTSQMPCGYSPDHHSYLEPTEPDDQEMDYDNIWEYDCNTGMIQPASGISTQWAGLDFGARGIGAMATQQRWS, encoded by the exons ATGGGGAGCAGCATGTCATGTGTCCCCCAAAACAATTTAAGATATTCCAGCAAGAGTTTCATACGCAGAAACAG CAGCCGCCTGTTTCGCAAGAAACATCCCCAAGAGGGACAGGAAAAGTCCAACAGCATCATTAATATCCTGTGCACTGTCACCCCCAGAAAG GAAATGCactataaagatctgcagaagATAGACAACATAAAATGGGATCCTCCGTTCCCCTACGACCCAGCCAGTGGCTGGAAGAAGAGCAGCATCAATGTGAAGAATTACGGACGAATGATTCACAGCTCCAAAGTTCGTTTCCGTTTCCTTCACTGCCAG GATGTACATGACTGCTACCTGGATCTCTTTCAGACGCATCTCCATTTTGTCTCCAACAACACAACTGGACTGACATACCAG GGAACTCTTCCATTGAAAGAACTCAACATCTGCAACCTGCAACAGAACTGCAACCACAGCCAACCCCAGGAATTCGCCTTTCAAATAAACG GTGTCGGCCTTAACCCCATCATCGTCTATTGTGCCAACCAAGAAGAAATGGACCTATGGTTTGGCCTGCTCAAAGAAAACATTGAAGCCAATGGGGGAACTGCAATTGCACCCGAAAACTACACCAGAGTGAGA CTGAATCAGAATGAGACTAAAGGCAGAGAGGAGCTGAGGAACTCCATAAACAGAGAACCAATCTATGAGTGGGAGGGCTCCCAGCGGGACAGCTTGGGAACCATCATCCATGTCACCAAAGTGCAACTACAGCACCTGCCCTGCCAG GAACAGAGTGACAGACTGCTGGTTATGTATCCAGCGACGCTGATCATCCTATCAGAGGAGAATGATGCGCTCTTCTATAAG GGGAAACTTGAACTGAACATGATTTCTGTGACCACACCCTGCCAAGACGTCAAGCCCAACACCTTTATGATTGAAG GGAAGCTGATCAACCCCATAGTGGTGTCGTGTCTGGATAGGGCTGAGTTCTGCGACTGGATCCAgcatttcaaaagtgctgacgTGCCCGTTCTCAGCCCTCCACCACCTGTGTATGACATCATCTACACCCCGACGCACAGAGAG GCTCCACAGTTTGAGAGGTGGAGTGGAAACAGCCATGGACGCTCTGAGTCTCTTAAGTTTAGCCAGTCTGGTAGTGGATTTGGGTCCCACAACCTTCAGTTACCCATTCATGAAGACAACCCTCTCTCCCCAGGATACACCGAACCCCTCTGT TACAGCTCAAGTCGTCCTTCCTCAACTGAGACTGCCCGTCTAGGCAGCAGGAACAACAGCGTGTCTTCCCACACCAGGCTTGAGCGCGACCTACGACCTTCGTCACTGCGCTACTCCTCCCCGCAGCGCAGCTCCCACCTCCAGCCTGCGGAGAGCGCAGTGCGATCTCAGGTCTACAGCACACCCTACTCTGCTCTGCATCGTGCCAGCCCTCAGCGGCTGGAGAAAGCTCCACTTGTAAAG TCCAACAGCTGGAGCACCCCTCAGACATCCTTGAACGTCTCACTAAACACCCCCCAGCGCCACTCGGACATGTGCGCCCCCCGACAGCCCTTGTCACCCCTGTACGATGAGCCCTGCAGCCCCGAAATCTACTCCCTGGATAAGGCCAGACCAGTG CAGAAGAGCTGGCAAGAGCCAATTCAGCACCATCAACATCAGCAGGGCCCCCAGCTGCTACCCTCCTCCTTCCAGCTCCAGACCCCTCCCATGGGCAGGCGCGGCAGGAGAAGCCTGATCCTGACCAATTCCCAGGGACAGGCTCTGAGCCTGGAGATGGAGACTCCTCAAAGCCAAGCCGAGCAGAGAGCAGAGGCCGTGTCAAGGCTAAAGCTGCTGCCTGTGCCCAGCCAAGTTCAAGAAGAGCAG ATTCACTTCCCGTCAAGCTCTGCAAGAAACACCTCCCAGATGCCTTGTGGTTACTCACCAG ATCATCACTCGTACCTTGAACCCACAGAACCAGATGACCAGGAAATGGACTATGACAACATTTGGGAGTACGACTGTAATACTGGTATGATTCAGCCAGCGTCTGGAATTTCGACACAGTGGGCAGGATTAGACTTTGGGGCCAGAGGTATTGGTGCCATGGCAACCCAGCAGAGATGgtcataa